Within Rhipicephalus microplus isolate Deutch F79 chromosome 9, USDA_Rmic, whole genome shotgun sequence, the genomic segment ACGTTGAAAATACCAATGTGTACCACCTTTTGTGTATTAATCCAGACATAACAGGCTCCCAACCCCTTGCACAAACAGTATGGTGCACCAAGTTGACTTCATATAGGAAAGTGAAAAGCACTTGTAATTGCAAAACATTGCTGAACTTCTTGCACGCTGCAGAGATTGCATTAAAATTTTCTGTTTCGACTACGCCACAAGGCAGTCTCCCTTGAAATTAAAACACTGAAGTTGGATCAACAAAACATGCATTTATTAATTAAATAGGTTAATAGCTAGGTACACGAAAGTTGAGTCAACAAAACATGCATATATAAGTCGGCAACAGTTGTAACCACCGGCACATTCATAGCAGCGActgcaggactgtctcaatgccAATGGCTGGTGCCAAATGTTCAAGGCAGAAGGCAAGGAAATGAGTAGGGCTGTCTGAACATTGGCGAGTATTCGACAGAGGGTACGAAATGTCGTGCCACACAAGGAATGGAAGCACGGCTGCAGGTACACTGGGCCCGTCCTTCACATATGTCTGCACCGCTGTGCGCAGCTTCTCTTTGGGCAGGACGTCGTCAACAGCAGCCGCAATGCGAGCCCGCAAGGTGAGGGCAAAAGACTTGTCAATGAGTTGCTGCTTTGGTCCTCTGCAGTAGTCGTAGTAGGTCAGCACAATCTTGGCCTGCCACAGCGGTAGCGTAGACTGCATGAAGTTGTGTCTGGCCGTCTGGAACAGATCGAAGAGCGTGGAAAGTGTGTCCACCCTCTCGCGCATGGTGCACTCTAGAAGTATGGTGCCAAAGGCATGCTGCAGAGCCTGCTCGGAGTCGCCAGATGCACGCACTCGCAGAAAGAACTCAGTGAATTTGGAAATGACGGTGTTCTCAGAGAAACAGGCAGATACCTTGGACCTCGTTGACCATCCACGTAGCAAGTCCTTTATAGCACTTTGCTCAAAAGCTGTCTTGCAGCCTGTGGGATCCACAGCATATGGTAGGCAACCAGCCTTGTGCTTGACGCACAGTCGGCCTCGGTTCAAGAGCGCCAGTTTAAGGAGGTCCCAGTTTTTGTCGCGCCTGAAGGTAATTGGCCAGTAGCGAGGATCGTTCAAGCTGACGCTGTCCAAGAGGTCAAGTTCAGGAAGGTGACAAGGTGCTTTCAACACATACTTGCAGGCACCATAGGCATTCGTTGGCTTGAAGGAGACGGTTATATGGCTGTAGACGACATTCCCGGTTATGGAGTCCACTGGCAGTAAGTGGCGAGGTTCCACGGCAAGAACATAAAGATGCCTGAAGGCTTGCAAGTGGTAGCGGTTGTCACTGCTGTGGATTGGAAAACATGGGAAGAGGGAACACAGCAAAGCTGCAATGGCCATGGGACGTGTGCTAAGAGTGAGTTCAGTACCACCGAGGAATAAGAAGCCCAACGCCATGTGTGTTGCCAAGTAAGAACCGTACAGGACATGGCTTGAAGCGTGAGTGGAACGCAGTCGGAGGAGGCGGCAGATGCGCATTACTTCAAGGTCACCAGTGCCAGCCATGACGAGAGACAGACTCAACACGTTGACGAGGAGGCAGGTCTCCAATGTGTTTCGTCCAGCTTGCTCGGCCACAGCCTGTTTCTGCAAGTCCAAAAAGTACATTGTGTAATGACGGAGGATATGGAATGCCTCGTAGTTCGCAGAGCCTGCAAATTTGAGGCCAATGCAAAGGCAAGCTCCGGCCAATATGTTGCAGTATGCTTGACTCATGGTCTCGTGGTCAATATCTACATCTTCAGACGCCTTTTGAAATGCATAAGTAGCGACCACTTCAGGTATATGACTCTGAATCCAGGCCTTTGTGGGGCAGACATCCGACCATAGAATGAGTCCAGAGGCTAGCGTCCGGAGGAGAAGAAAGTCCGGCCTGACCATGTCCAAGAGATACTGTGTTTCTGGAGCAGCCATCCAGCCAGCAACCGCCTTATCAGCGCTGTTGAAGAACATCATGCCAAGGGCAAGGGTAGCTGCTGGGCTGGTGACGTGAACATTGACAGTGTTGCCTTCTCTAATTTGGTAGCTTGGAGAACGAAATCTCTCCCGCTGGCTTCCCGCCGACCGCATGCGTCCACCAACCATATAATGGTGAAGCTGCTCAGCCATGCGCAAGTTAGAATGGTAGGACAGAGAGCCACCTTTTCCAAGCATGATTAAGCCCAAAGCAAGCCCGGCAGCCAGTGCATAACTTTCCCTGTCAATGCAATGATCCATCTCTGGCCCAGGAGGGCGACCAATCTCTCCAAGGAGTATGTCTGCCATCTGGCTATGACCAGACTCTGCGTAGAGCAGTCCCAGACCCATGACGGATGCCACGCATACTAGTGGGTGAACATCCAATTCTGTAGAGGTAGGCGGCAGAAGGGTTTCAACATGAATGCTCATCAGTTTCGTGCCTGCTAGGTCCATGCTGCCCAGCTTAGAAGCAGCCAAGCCAAGTAGCAGCCCGACGCTAGTCAGCTCGTGGTTTTTTAGCATATAATCATGGATTGCCGTGGTACTGAGAGCAGACAGGTGGCCGTTGAGGCCAAGACCAAGGAGGAAGCCAGCATGCTCGATAGTGGCATCTGTAGCAGTGCTGGCTCTGGGCTTGTTGAAGGTAATCCAACTTGAGTCCACGTCGCTTGCGTCGGGTGCAACCCGCAGTCCAGCTGCAACACCATTGTGAAACAAGGGCCACGTGTTCATATTTGGGGGCACTTCAATGTGAGACATGTCAACTGTGGCATTTCTCAGGGGAACCCGCCCCGTAAGACAGAGCTTTGGAACTGGCAATGGGTCAGCAAGTACAGGCTGGCAGCTGCGCAATGTTATCATACCCCTCCCCACAGGAAGGGCCATGGTGCGAATGCACAAGCCGTACAAATGGCGTTCTTGTTCCTCCACAAATTCATGGTCGCTTACTTCCGGCCTCTGCTGGATTGCGATGCACACTGGCATTGAAGACTGAAGCATGCGGCATGCCTCAGCTATGCGTTGGTCTTTACTGAACTTTAGCTTACACATTTCTTTGTTGAGGAGCTCAAAGCCGTTGTCCTTTTCAATAAAGCTCGATGCATGCTTAGGGTTTTCTTGCACAGATGGCAGAGGCATCTTAGCAAGGCAACTTTGCTTGTGCGCTGTGAGCTCGGCAAGATCTTCCCTTCCAACTAAGCGACACGCCGCTGGGCCCCAACCAAGAGATGGGCTGTCCTGACACTCGACCATGGCGTCTTGAAGCGGTGCAACTACTCCAGAGGGCCAACGAGAAAGCTTATCCAAATTGATGCCAAGCTTGACAAGGAGAGAGACTATCCTCTCACCTACACCACTCTCCTTGTGAAAAGAAAATTTATGGTCTTCGCATTTTCCTAGTGATGCAGCAGAAACATCCTGCAGGAGGTCAGTAGAAAATGAACACTCCAGCGGGCGAGAGAGCACAGAGTAAAGAAGCACAACTGCTTTGAGAGATCTCGTCGTCCCAGGAATATAAAGAAATCTTGACTTGTCGTTTTGATGTGCCATCGTATTTGTGATCCAGGAAAATATGTTCGGTGGGGACAAAGGAAACGAAGACGGAGTCCTTGGTTCACCCTCAGAAATATGTGCTGTAGATGCAATGTCGATGATTCTAATTTTCTCTGGGAAGTCCTTTCTGTAAAGGTCTTGATAGGACTTCAAGTGCAAATGGACAGCCAGTCTATAGAGGAACTCGGCGAATCGAGGCAATGAGGGCCACTCCAGCACATCCAGCTTGGCGTCTTCGTAGACAAGATGGAGTGCAGTCAGCACACTGAAGGCATGCTCCTGGAGGGGTGCAACATTGCTAGCCAATGTCTCGGAGCTAGAAACAAATAGCGGCATCTTTGGGCCTACTTTTGGCACACTTTTTGACGCTGGACTGACAGAACCTCCTGACCGTTCTAGCAAATACTCCCAGTCTACATTGGAGCCTCTTTCACTTGATTTAGATTTTTTCACTGCCACAGGTGTTACAACGTCAAGGTCCATGCCACCAACTTGTTGCAAGCCATTGCTGGCAGCAATGCAACCAACCGTCCCCAGaatgaacaacaaaaaagaatgcATTTCAGTCGATGCCGTCAGGTCTGTTGGTCCGGGTGCATTTCTCGACATGTACCACTTCATGAGCACTTGGACGCCCAGTTCCTGGGGCAGGACTGTAGACAGAGCTTTCAGACAACGTTTCACGATCCTGTCCTTGGACATTGCAGGGAGGCTGAGTCGATAGTATGTTCCAGACGACGACTCCAATGTGACACGGTTTCTGACGGCATCCTGCAGGGAGACATGGTGTGGCAGCGGTAAGGGTCGCGAATCTTCAGCCCCTTCGTGCGCGTGGCCGGGCCCGGGGGAAGCACGTGCGAGCGAGCACTCAAGTTCGCTTGTGGGCGCAAACACAAACGAAGGCACGTGGACCTTACATAGTCTAGTGGGTCCGGCATAGAGGGTGAGGCTGTGGTTCAGGTCAAGCACGAGCAGCATTTTCAGGGACTGCAGATACTGGACATCTAGCGCCGATATGGAGTCGCACTCCTTGAGCGTAGGGCGTGCGCTGCCTTTGCTGAGGCTGACGAATTTGAGCGCCTTCCGCGAGCTCAGGTGGAAGCAGAGGTATGCGTTCCCAACCATGTCGCGGATCACAAACGCCTTGGAGGCTCTCTCACCCGAAGCCTGAGGCTCGCACCAAAGCTGGTCGAGGCAAATGTCCGGTAGGAGCGGGGAAGCCTGAGGCTCACACTGATCGTACGCAAGGCTCGTCGTGTTAAACGTGTTCTCGTGGCTAGAAGCGAACAGGGGCGTTCCGCTGGGCAACGGAGACTGCGATCGGCTCAGGTACGCCATGTGCGCCAGAGGTGAGTGGCTGTAGTGGCTGGAGTTTGAGGCCCGGTCCAGCGTAGAGCGACCGTTGGCGGGGGAGCCATGGGACCGTCGCGGCGAGCAACCGAAAGACGACCAGGCGGCCGGCGAAGACGCAACGGAGGCGGCGCGGAAGAAGCTCGGGGTCCGGTCGCTGTTGTACGCGACGGCCGAGGTGTCGACGAACTGGTCTTCCTCGTCCGTGGTGCGACGCACTTCCCACACGCTGTGCGACGCCTGGGACCTGTGGAACATGACGAGTAGCGAGGGCTCTTCGCACACGTACACGACTTCGACGTCGGAGCCGCACTGCATGTAGCCGAACCTGGGAACGTGTCCGTGCACCGCAGTTCGACTCACCACGGGTGCGACTTCGTCCAAAGGGTGCAGGAGACTGAACATCATGGCGCCGGCAGCGGAGTGCTCCCTGGGAGTCGCGGGAGGCAAGTGAGACGCGATCGGCGCACTTGCCCCCCGATCGTCTCGCGATCGGCGTTCGATTAGCAGTCCGTACCGCATGGGCCATAGCCGAGACACGACGAAAGGTACCGAGCGCGTGTAATCCTCACCGGAGCGCGAAAAACAGTGCAAGGTTCCGGCGCTCTCTTCGAAGATGCACACGCAGGGTACTCTCGTCTCCGTCTCCGACGCGCTGGCGCTGCCGAAGAGGTGCCTCGCCTGGTAATCGGCCATCAGAAACTCGCACCAAAGGGCGTCCTGAATTTTCCCGCTTATGTTGAAAGTCCGCAAAACCGTGCGCACGTCGCCGCCGTTCGACTTGCTCCAGACTACGGTGTTGGACGATGCGTAGATTTCCTCTTCCCCGTCGGAGTCGTCGTCTTCCGGCGAAGGGCTTTCGCGCAGTTTCCAGAAGGAGGTTTTGGCCTGCTGGGGGCCGTCCTCGATGCACAGAGAGACGCCCTGCAGGGCTTCCGAGAGTTCCGTGGCGCTTGTCGGGACTCGATCGCCGGCGTTCCCTCCATCGCTGCAGTGCCGCACGTTTCCAGGGTGATGCGTCAGGTATTCGCTGCCGTACGGCACGAACTCCAGGGGCTCCCCTGCAGCTATCATTGCCGCTGGATCATCCAGACTTGCGCTTACTGAATTTCACGGACGCCTTCACATAAATTTTCGACACTCGAGAGTGCCGGAGCGACCCGTTTGAAGCCGGGCGCCTCGCTTTCATGGACGCTGCCGTTTGTTGACGATTGTTGACGATGATCATGGAGCACGGTCATGGAGGAAGACAAAGCCTATCCAAGGCTAAAGGAATTAGCTTTCTAACTAACAAATATTTTAAAACGTAATTCTTACTTTATTACTTTACCCTCTTCATCAAAAATTTGAAGAGTCATTGGCAATGTTTGCCGCTTCATTGGCACAATTTATTTGAACTGGTCAGGTGGGGCCCCATTTTTTATCGTAGTCGGGTTTGATAGAGGTCTAGTATCGTGCTTTCGACTTATTTACATAAAACCTAGATGGAAGTCCATTGTGGTAGAGGAAACAGATCCTGATTAATCTCGATCGTGAAACACGAAGGAAGCTAGTTCACTCTATCTAGAGCGGTCGTGATCGAAAACATCGTGATCTAAGTGCCCGTAATCTCATACAAGTCGAATGAATCCAAGACAATGTCATAGCTGCTTCTTGCAGGGTACTGTGTCTAACGAAACGTGAAAATGCTCCTCCTTATGTGATCAGGAAACAGTCATCAGGATTTCGAACGCTTCTTGCCTTCATAAGAATGAAAAGCGTGCTCGTTAATCTGACTGGCTGCAGCACTTGCGACTGATTTATCTTCAACTGACAGCTTTATCTTCGAACTGAAGCGTCGCCGACATGAGCGCGGGTCTCAAGCCGAGCAAAAGCACCGTGTACGTGAGCAATTTGCCGTTCAAGCTCACAAACAATGACCTGCACCAGATCTTCGAGAAGTATGGCAAGGTTGCCAAGTAAGTGTACGCGATATATTCGTCGCGAAGTCGCGCTAGTGCCATTCCCCATCAACTCCCGCAGTGAACGATGTCCTTCGGGATTGTTGAAAGTCGTGCTTGTTGGTGCTCTTTGACATAGCGCTGAATGAATGGGGACTCGGAAAGAAGACACAAAAACACGGGCGccaacttccaacataatgttttaTTGCCACACTTTCTGACTGAACTTGAGTGACGTAGTGCTGACGTGCATAGAATGTAGGGACGATATAACCTCAGCCTCAACAATACCACTTGTAAGCTTTCCATGTATTTTCTTGTTATGTAGGACTTAAAATGAACGGCTCTGTTCGTTGTAAGTCCTGCGCCAGTGCACCGCTCTTCGACGCAGGTACAAGAAAATACATATACTCAGCTTTATTTTGAGCTATTTTGTGGTTCGTTGTGAAAAAAAAGTACAAGACGATAGGACAGTTTCAACTGCAATTTCCAATCAGCCACGATGTGTGAAAGTCAATCCGGTTATCTGTCATGCACTTTCTAATTCCCCCTTCCATAATGGGAAGCTTACCTCAGGCTTGAGGTAATTCATGCACAACATAAGTGTCGTCAGTTGGCTGTATTCATTCTATCACAGTCTGCTAATgcagttttgcttttttttttctgcacgactcacacacacaaacacacacacatatatatatatatatataaatatatatatatgatgcttgtgtgtgcatgtgtgagtgAGAGATCTCAAAATGCAATGCACAGTCGACCACAGAAGTGAACAGACCACTCGTGTGCTTGGCCAAAAGCCTCTACGCGACATTTCCGCTACGTCAGCGGTGGTCAACAGCACCGCAGCGCTGAGAAGCACCCCTCCCTTAATCTATGGCCTGTCTCTTTTCTGTCTGGGTACAAATTATTTTCGCATTTCACTTTTAACGCGACGCCCTTCTTGGAATCTGCGTCTATGTGCTTGTGCCCCTAAAGCACTTCATGAACATAACTGTTATTTAGTCGGGATTTCGTCACAAAGTGCCCTAGTCATTGGTTAGGTGTCAGTGGAAAATTGGAAGACCAGTGAATAACAAGACGACCCGTTTCCGTCCTGGCACTGCGGTAGAGGATAGATGGCGCACCACTAAGTGGCGCAGACAAGCATTTTCGCACGCGTTCGCGTGCTCCGCAAACTTTTGTGGCTGACTGTGCTTCATTTTTACCATTTAGGTCTCAGTAGACTAAAAATTTTCGATGTGGCGACTGGTTCGGGAACTTCAAGGTGGCATTGCCTCCTGAATTTTTATGTGACGtgttttcttgcttaccaagcATCTTTTTGCAGCAGGCTTGATGATTTTGATATTGTGAAAAAATTAATTTACTTGTACGacaaaaattgttttgtttttttctttggtgtcCCTTTACTCGTTACTAAGACAAAGAGACACTAcaaacaatcgttttttttttttcatcgtatgAGTAAACAGTGGGAACAAGTGGAAATATATAATATTGTAACATCATATTGTGTATGCAGGGTGACTGTCATGAAGGACAAGCAAACGTGGAAGAGCAAGGGAGTCGCGTTCGTGCTCTTTATGGATCCCGAATCGGCCACCAAATGCGCATCTGCACTAAACAACCAGCCGTTAATGGGACGCACGCTGCGTGCAAGCATCGCAAAGTACAACGGCCGAGCACCCGAGTTCATCCGTCGTAAAGAATACAAGGACAAATCGAGGTGCTTCGAGTGTGGCGTGAGTAAAAACCTGCCGCAGATTTTAGCGTTGTGCCAGTTGGTGTGTGTTCCTGTTTGAAACAGCGTGAAATATGAAAACACACAAAAGAGAACTAAACAACACATGCACTGAATAATGTATCGCGCGTCAGATGTGACATTGACGAAAAACAAGGGGCACGGCGCCCATAGTGCCGGCCGAAGAAGAGAGCCGCAGTGGAGACGCAGGCGGACGCTCATGGAACTCTTTTTATTACTATATACAAGCATTATGTACAAAGGCAGAGCGGCCCCTGGGGGCCAGAGAACCGGTTCCTAAGCCAGAACCTAGACCACGGTACCACGAATAACAATTGAATCCGTCAGTCAAACAGAAAAAGAAGACAGAACGGAACATGCATGTGCAGCCTATTCACTATGACAAAAAAAATCATTGGCCTGCAACGTCATTAGGTATTCTCCAAGTAATTCAACTCAAAATCAAGCAAGGCTATGGATGGGTTGCTAACACATGTGTCTCCATTTTTAAAGATTTGCTGAAACAGGAGCCATAATTTGAAACGAGATAAACAAAGCTCTTCACATACTTCACTGTACCTGTGCCTATAATTGTTGTGGGTTTTTTTTCCAGGAAGAGGGCCATCTCAGTTACCGCTGTCCTCGGAATTCATTTGGCGAACGAGAGGCACcggaaaaaaagaggaagaggaggaaggggCAGGCGTAAGGGTTTTCAGATTATTATAGTTTGAAAATCCCCCGCTTCTCATGACCACTTTCCAGCATCACGATCCCACTGCTGCAGACAAGCGACCACAGCTTTACGCTGCTTAGCTTAATTAAAACGGTACCAATACTAATTCGCAAAGCTGAGTTTGCTTCACCACACGGATCTCCTTTATGCAGAGACAGCTCTGAACAAGCTTGGAGCTTCATAAATGCTGAAAAGGATAACTTATTTTGGCAATCAAGTCAGTGTTTGTGCGGTGCACCTACTGAATGTGACACTAGCATGATGTCTGGCTGCCGTGTCAGTTCTGACGATTTCGTGCTCTAGTATGGCTAGCTGTGATGCCGTCGAGTACCAAAGCATTAAAAATGACCGCTTATGCATCACCAGTGGAGCCATAGAGTGTAGCGGCTGTGTAAATGTCATGATATCTTGCGTGGGCACGTTAAAATACGCGGTGTCGTGACATTGTGCTAGAGCAGGAACTGAAACTAGCTTTAGAGAACATTCAATTCATTTTTCGAGGCACACTTTTCGAGGCCAGTCCTTCTCCCAGGCTTTTGAGGGTTTGGCTTTTAATATGATTAAAAAAAACGAGTGAAAATTTTTGTGTCGGCTTCATTTTATATCGCATCAACAGCTTGATGTATGCAAAATTGTGGAATAGTCATGTATTCAGACTTAGATGCATGTTACAGAAACCCAAGTTGTCAGATTTTCATCTGGAGCCTCCCTCCACAATTTTCTTTGTGATTAGTTTGACATAATCATGTGAAGAGAACAGATAATAAAGTCAAGGAAACAATAGAGGGCGccatttgtagtttttatttgaAGTGTAGTGTTTATGACTTAAAGGTTTAAGGGCAATTAGAATGGATGAAAAACAGCTCGCTGTAAATATGGACCGAGACCGCAAATTACAAATTGCCTATGCATGTGCTACCATTTTTTCTATGGTGTCATTCATTTCCTTGTTTACTTTCGTGAGTGTTTTTTGTATGTGTGGCAAGAGCTACAAATGTGAAAGGCTTTTGCGGACTTTACggtaggcagctgaccaatgctgACCAATAAACCTTTGCAGGTTATCTAAAGTTATAAAACCTGATGGAATCAAGGCATCTGCTATGAATCTGACAGAATAAGGAAATCAATCTAGCGACCCATTTTTCTTACTCAATTTCAATTAAAGACTAAAGATTATGTCCTCTATGCTTCCCTCATTTATTAGAATCGTATATTAGAGTTATGTAATGGGAACCAAGGGAAGGGGGTGCAGTTAATGATAATATCTCGGGGGTTTTACGTCacaaactactatatgattatgagagacaccgtagtggaaggctacggaaatttcgatcatttggtattctttaacatgcacttacATTGCACAGCACACAGGCTCATAGCATTTTGCCATCATTGAAATGCCACCACCGCAACCACGATTGAACCTGCAATCTTCAGGTTGGAGGTGCAGTTGAAGCTGGCCCGAATAAATTCTGGTATGGGCGAAGAAAGGATGTTGTCCACTAGACAAGAGTAACTGGAAATGAATTGCAGGGGCTTTCATCCTGCAGCGGACATAAAATGATTGATGATTAGTAATTGCTGTATAATACTCCCCCTGCTCGTAATCACTTTTCAGGCCCAAGGAGCAAGAAGCAGAGGCCACCGAGAGTGAAAATGAAGAAGACCCTGCCTTGGAGTCGCTTCATGCAGCAATCAAGTACGAGGTGCGTGGAAAGTAGCAAAGGCTAAGCAGCTAGTCTAGTTTCTGTGGCATGTAGATTTCCTAGGTTTGCGCGAATATTGAAATGCTTCGAATACTTGaacaaatattacagtatttAAATTTGCTTAAACTAGAATTTAAGTTTTTGGTAATTCAAAGTATTTGAAATAAACGAATAGGTTTAATAAGTCAGAATGTGGCCTTAAAGGTAGTTTCACCGCAGTGGAGATGTGCTAAGCAGTGAAGGACCTATTAACAAAAAATTTGCACTGTCGCACAGCCTCACGTCAAAATTAAATGATTGGATAACCCTTGCACCGATTCACCATTCTTTAAGTTTATGAGCTTGTTATACCAGCTAATATGCTACAAGTGttgtaaattttaaaatgtaacataCTTTACAGGTTACCTCTTTCTACCAAAAGTAAATTGCTGTTTCTCTTTATAGTTGTTCCCACcccttcaagcaaaaaaaaatcacatttgCACAGGACTTGTTTTAATTTTGAGAAAATTTTGTGTAGGTTAGATAGATCATgaaaatatgcccatttttttatAATGTGCTATATATATGCTATTAAAAATTGTTCGACCTAtatcactatttgcttcgaacctaacattctctattcgcacaagcctaggaTTTTCAAATCGAGACGTGGTCCTTCTTCGCCTGACTATTGCATCTTCATATCCTCCCATTGAAAGACCAGTACAAAATGGCAGGTAAAAGAGTGCACAATTGGGAGTGTTTTGCACATTTCACGTATGGAGACTCGCCTGGGTTGTCATCTTAAGAATACTAGTTGTTTATTCTATTTTCCGTATCCTAAAGGCGGTGTAAAGTACTCTTTGCcattgccatttttttgttttttgcttgcttttAGCAACAACAACGGGAGCGAGAGTCTGGAAGCGGTCAACAGTCTGGCGGCCAGAACTCGTCTTCTGGAAGCCGTCGTCGAATACGCAAGAGTGCTTACTTCAGTGATGAAGAGGAGTCAGATGAGGGCAACGGGTGACTCCGTAACTTAGCTCATCCACGAcgttttcatgcaccacatcCCGTGCTTTGTACAAACCTGATTTCCTTCACATCTCATTTATTGTCACTTGCTGAAGTGTGACCTTCATCTTGATTCATCTTGAGAAGATTAAATTGCGTAAAATATTTGTTGTACACATGTGCATTTGTTGCTAGCCAACATTCAAGTTAAGAATGAAATGTGAGAGCCGAAGAAGCCAGCAAGAACTTATAATTGCCTGTAGCTATTTAATTACTGCTCCCTTTTGTTGCTGATGAGAAATAGCACTCAGAGTTTAGCATAACCATTTTATTGCACATTAAAGTGGTTCAGATGTTTTCTTGGTGTATGTGTGCTATATTCGCCGCTTTGTAAATATATAATGTCCTTTTTCTCGTGCAGTTTCTGATGCGAGTCACATAGCCGTAGCAATGTCACGGCACTTTACCCATGAGTCATTCTCTTCCTGCTTGTTATAAAGAATCTTACTTTTAAGAGTACATTTTGCTGTCTTGTTGCTGCTGTGTAAACAACATTTATAGTATGTGCAATTTAATGTTGTGCATCAACCTTTGGAAAGTGAGAAGCTGGTTCTTATCATCCTATGCCCACACACTACACAGTTTTTCGATCACGTAAACCCGGACCTCCTTGAGATGGGTTGGTGCGGCGCTCTGGCTAGCTTGGAACTTGACGACCAAGTTCGGGCCATTCAGCAGGCCCAAGATGTGGCGGAAAAGCTAAACCCTACTGCGATGACCGAGGTGGCTTAGTCTCGGCTGCTAATCTGCAGGTTTTAATTTAAGTTTtgttcatccatccgttcatccaacCTTTGGACATGTGCCTGAGATTTATGTTGTTCAATAATAAATATGTTTGCTGCAGTCATGGCTCCAAGTTTTTTCTTACCCCAATTTGTGCGTTTCAGTGTGGGGTTTCACACCTATCAAAGACACCACCTGTAAGTTCTTCCGCTGAGTGGACCAATTTTTCATTTGACTAGCGATGAGTTAGCAAAATGCTGTGCACAGCTGTATGTTTGCTCACATGTCAAAGGCATTTAGCCTCCAGAAAATTAGTTGTGGTCTGTGAAGTTTTCTGgtaatcatgttttttttcttttactatgTTGTAGACCACTCTGCAAATGGCAATGTCCTCTTATATTTCACGGTATTTCTGTAGTCATTCTTGGGCTTTCTTTGCTTTTGGCTTCAAGGTAACTCCAGTTTTTAATGCATCATGTTATTCTGCTATTTGAGGCACCGTACTGATGTCTATTCCTTGCCAATACAACGGCAATGCAGGTGCCCATTGTTtaatatattcttttttttcttttacactgAAGTTTACCTCTCTTAAAATTCACCCATTTGTCATGCTAGCCTGTCTCAACTGCCTGCTAACAGTCCAATTGCGGAGCCTGATCTCAAGCAAGGTTGTGTAACATTGTAAAAACACCGCTGTCCTTGTACCGTTTCCAACATTTAAATTTTTATAGATTCGAA encodes:
- the shtd gene encoding anaphase promoting complex subunit 1 — protein: MIAAGEPLEFVPYGSEYLTHHPGNVRHCSDGGNAGDRVPTSATELSEALQGVSLCIEDGPQQAKTSFWKLRESPSPEDDDSDGEEEIYASSNTVVWSKSNGGDVRTVLRTFNISGKIQDALWCEFLMADYQARHLFGSASASETETRVPCVCIFEESAGTLHCFSRSGEDYTRSVPFVVSRLWPMRYGLLIERRSRDDRGASAPIASHLPPATPREHSAAGAMMFSLLHPLDEVAPVVSRTAVHGHVPRFGYMQCGSDVEVVYVCEEPSLLVMFHRSQASHSVWEVRRTTDEEDQFVDTSAVAYNSDRTPSFFRAASVASSPAAWSSFGCSPRRSHGSPANGRSTLDRASNSSHYSHSPLAHMAYLSRSQSPLPSGTPLFASSHENTFNTTSLAYDQCEPQASPLLPDICLDQLWCEPQASGERASKAFVIRDMVGNAYLCFHLSSRKALKFVSLSKGSARPTLKECDSISALDVQYLQSLKMLLVLDLNHSLTLYAGPTRLCKVHVPSFVFAPTSELECSLARASPGPGHAHEGAEDSRPLPLPHHVSLQDAVRNRVTLESSSGTYYRLSLPAMSKDRIVKRCLKALSTVLPQELGVQVLMKWYMSRNAPGPTDLTASTEMHSFLLFILGTVGCIAASNGLQQVGGMDLDVVTPVAVKKSKSSERGSNVDWEYLLERSGGSVSPASKSVPKVGPKMPLFVSSSETLASNVAPLQEHAFSVLTALHLVYEDAKLDVLEWPSLPRFAEFLYRLAVHLHLKSYQDLYRKDFPEKIRIIDIASTAHISEGEPRTPSSFPLSPPNIFSWITNTMAHQNDKSRFLYIPGTTRSLKAVVLLYSVLSRPLECSFSTDLLQDVSAASLGKCEDHKFSFHKESGVGERIVSLLVKLGINLDKLSRWPSGVVAPLQDAMVECQDSPSLGWGPAACRLVGREDLAELTAHKQSCLAKMPLPSVQENPKHASSFIEKDNGFELLNKEMCKLKFSKDQRIAEACRMLQSSMPVCIAIQQRPEVSDHEFVEEQERHLYGLCIRTMALPVGRGMITLRSCQPVLADPLPVPKLCLTGRVPLRNATVDMSHIEVPPNMNTWPLFHNGVAAGLRVAPDASDVDSSWITFNKPRASTATDATIEHAGFLLGLGLNGHLSALSTTAIHDYMLKNHELTSVGLLLGLAASKLGSMDLAGTKLMSIHVETLLPPTSTELDVHPLVCVASVMGLGLLYAESGHSQMADILLGEIGRPPGPEMDHCIDRESYALAAGLALGLIMLGKGGSLSYHSNLRMAEQLHHYMVGGRMRSAGSQRERFRSPSYQIREGNTVNVHVTSPAATLALGMMFFNSADKAVAGWMAAPETQYLLDMVRPDFLLLRTLASGLILWSDVCPTKAWIQSHIPEVVATYAFQKASEDVDIDHETMSQAYCNILAGACLCIGLKFAGSANYEAFHILRHYTMYFLDLQKQAVAEQAGRNTLETCLLVNVLSLSLVMAGTGDLEVMRICRLLRLRSTHASSHVLYGSYLATHMALGFLFLGGTELTLSTRPMAIAALLCSLFPCFPIHSSDNRYHLQAFRHLYVLAVEPRHLLPVDSITGNVVYSHITVSFKPTNAYGACKYVLKAPCHLPELDLLDSVSLNDPRYWPITFRRDKNWDLLKLALLNRGRLCVKHKAGCLPYAVDPTGCKTAFEQSAIKDLLRGWSTRSKVSACFSENTVISKFTEFFLRVRASGDSEQALQHAFGTILLECTMRERVDTLSTLFDLFQTARHNFMQSTLPLWQAKIVLTYYDYCRGPKQQLIDKSFALTLRARIAAAVDDVLPKEKLRTAVQTYVKDGPSVPAAVLPFLVWHDISYPLSNTRQCSDSPTHFLAFCLEHLAPAIGIETVLQSLL
- the LOC119163520 gene encoding zinc finger CCHC-type and RNA-binding motif-containing protein 1, whose amino-acid sequence is MSAGLKPSKSTVYVSNLPFKLTNNDLHQIFEKYGKVAKVTVMKDKQTWKSKGVAFVLFMDPESATKCASALNNQPLMGRTLRASIAKYNGRAPEFIRRKEYKDKSRCFECGEEGHLSYRCPRNSFGEREAPEKKRKRRKGQAPKEQEAEATESENEEDPALESLHAAIKYEQQQRERESGSGQQSGGQNSSSGSRRRIRKSAYFSDEEESDEGNG